One region of Solanum pennellii chromosome 6, SPENNV200 genomic DNA includes:
- the LOC107021087 gene encoding 14 kDa proline-rich protein DC2.15-like has translation MATLSSTIFIFSLLILATFTSGCGPCEPKPHPTPKAPPVNPYCPRDTLKLGVCADLLGLVNVAIGSQVTTPCCSLLEGLADLEVAACLCTAIKANVLGIVKLDIPVALSALVSACAKKVPTGFKCG, from the coding sequence atggctACCCTCTCCTCCaccattttcatattttcccttCTAATTTTGGCCACATTCACTAGTGGTTGTGGTCCATGTGAGCCAAAGCCTCACCCAACACCAAAGGCACCCCCAGTGAACCCTTATTGTCCAAGGGACACATTGAAGCTTGGTGTTTGTGCTGACCTACTTGGCCTTGTAAATGTTGCAATTGGTAGCCAAGTGACAACCCCTTGTTGCTCATTGCTTGAAGGTTTGGCTGATTTGGAAGTTGCAGCTTGTCTTTGCACTGCCATTAAGGCTAATGTACTTGGGATTGTCAAATTAGATATTCCTGTTGCACTTAGTGCTTTGGTTAGTGCTTGTGCTAAGAAAGTTCCCACAGGTTTCAAGTGTGGTTAA
- the LOC107021130 gene encoding uncharacterized protein At2g34160-like isoform X2: MEGITEGVNKMSVSETQKKNRIQVSNTKKSLFFYVNLSKRYMQQYDEVELSALGMAISTVVTIAEILKNNGFAVEKKIRTLTVDMRDEPGARPIPKAKIEIVLGKTEKFDELMAAEAEQNGDNEEQQN, from the exons ATGGAAGGAATCACAGAAGGAGTGAACAAGATGAGTGTCTCAGAGACACAGAAGAAGAACAGAATCCAAGTTTCTAACACTAAGAAATCACTCTTCTTTTATGTTAATCTCTCAAAG AGGTACATGCAACAGTACGATGAAGTGGAACTCTCTGCTCTTGGGATGG CTATTTCGACAGTGGTTACTATTGCCGAAATTCTCAAGAACAATGGATTTGCTGTTGAGAAGA AGATCAGGACACTCACCGTGGACATGAGGGATGAACCAGGAGCCCGACCGATACCAAAAGCAAAG ATTGAAATAGTGCTGGGCAAGACTGAGAAGTTTGATGAGTTAATGGCTGCAGAAGCAGAGCAAAACGGGGACAATGAGGAGCAGCAGAACTGA
- the LOC107021130 gene encoding uncharacterized protein At2g34160-like isoform X1: MEGITEGVNKMSVSETQKKNRIQVSNTKKSLFFYVNLSKRYMQQYDEVELSALGMAISTVVTIAEILKNNGFAVEKSEASLTPLPSLLLSFLTSNFEGTLLAEIRTLTVDMRDEPGARPIPKAKIEIVLGKTEKFDELMAAEAEQNGDNEEQQN, from the exons ATGGAAGGAATCACAGAAGGAGTGAACAAGATGAGTGTCTCAGAGACACAGAAGAAGAACAGAATCCAAGTTTCTAACACTAAGAAATCACTCTTCTTTTATGTTAATCTCTCAAAG AGGTACATGCAACAGTACGATGAAGTGGAACTCTCTGCTCTTGGGATGG CTATTTCGACAGTGGTTACTATTGCCGAAATTCTCAAGAACAATGGATTTGCTGTTGAGAAGAGTGAGGCTTCTCTTACTCCACTCCCATCCCTTTTATTATCTTTCTTGACCTCTAACTTTGAGGGTACACTTCTTGCAGAGATCAGGACACTCACCGTGGACATGAGGGATGAACCAGGAGCCCGACCGATACCAAAAGCAAAG ATTGAAATAGTGCTGGGCAAGACTGAGAAGTTTGATGAGTTAATGGCTGCAGAAGCAGAGCAAAACGGGGACAATGAGGAGCAGCAGAACTGA
- the LOC107023052 gene encoding ATP synthase subunit b', chloroplastic yields the protein MANMIMSSSKALITSSSSTIPPSPRFKLSLTQIPFPKLPLPRSPKSLETLSIPSTLKSISVILASSLAMAPPSLAEEIEKASLFDFNLTLPIMMAEFLFLMFALDKIYFSPLGKFMDERDSAIKEKLSSVKDTSTEVKQLEDQAAAVMKAARAEISAALNKMKKETQQEVEQKIAEGRKKVEAELLEALASLENQKEETIKSLDSQIAALSDEIVKKVLPASN from the coding sequence ATGGCCAACATGATTATGAGCTCCTCCAAAGCCTTAATCACTTCTTCATCCTCCACCATCCCTCCATCTCCAAGATTCAAACTTTCCCTCACCCAAATCCCTTTTCCCAAACTACCCCTCCCCAGATCACCCAAATCCCTTGAAACCCTCTCAATCCCATCAACTCTCAAGTCCATTTCAGTCATTCTTGCAAGCTCATTGGCCATGGCACCACCTTCACTAGCTGAGGAAATTGAAAAAGCTTCCCTTTTTGACTTCAACTTGACACTCCCCATCATGATGGCTGAATTCCTGTTTCTCATGTTTGCTTTAGACAAGATTTACTTCAGCCCATTAGGGAAATTCATGGATGAAAGAGATTCTGCTATTAAGGAGAAACTTAGCAGTGTAAAGGACACATCTACTGAAGTGAAGCAACTGGAAGACCAAGCTGCTGCAGTTATGAAGGCTGCAAGGGCTGAGATATCAGCAGCATTGAACAAGATGAAGAAAGAGACTCAGCAAGAAGTGGAGCAGAAGATTGCAGAAGGAAGGAAGAAAGTTGAGGCTGAATTGCTAGAAGCTTTGGCTAGTTTAGAGAATCAAAAAGAGGAGACAATTAAGAGTCTTGATTCTCAGATTGCTGCTCTTAGTGATGAGATTGTCAAGAAAGTTCTTCCTGCCAGTAATTAA
- the LOC114077502 gene encoding ATP synthase subunit b', chloroplastic-like: MANMMMSSSKVLITSSSSTIPPSPRFKLSLTQIPFPKLPLPKSPKSLEALSIPSTLKSISVILASSLAMAPPSLAEEIEKASLFDFNLTLPIMMAEFLFLMFALDKIYFSPLGKFMDERDSAIKEKLSSVKDTSAEVKQLEDQAAAIMKAARAEISAALNKMKKETQQEVEQKIAEGRKKVEAELQEALASLESQKEETIKSLDSQIAALSDEIVKKVLPVSN; encoded by the coding sequence atGGCCAACATGATGATGAGCTCCTCCAAAGTTCTAATCACTTCTTCATCCTCCACCATCCCTCCATCTCCAAGATTCAAACTTTCCCTCACCCAAATCCCTTTTCCAAAACTACCCCTCCCCAAATCACCCAAATCCCTTGAAGCCCTTTCAATCCCATCAACTCTCAAGTCCATTTCTGTCATTCTTGCAAGCTCATTGGCCATGGCACCACCTTCACTAGCAGAGGAAATTGAAAAAGCTTCCCTTTTTGACTTCAACTTGACACTCCCAATCATGATGGCTGAATTCCTCTTTCTCATGTTTGCTTTAGACAAGATTTACTTCAGCCCATTAGGGAAATTCATGGATGAAAGAGATTCTGCCATTAAGGAGAAATTGAGCAGTGTGAAGGACACCTCTGCTGAAGTGAAGCAACTGGAAGACCAGGCTGCTGCAATTATGAAGGCTGCAAGGGCTGAGATATCAGCAGCATTGAACAAGATGAAGAAAGAGACTCAGCAAGAAGTAGAGCAGAAGATTGCAGAAGGAAGGAAAAAAGTTGAGGCTGAATTGCAAGAAGCTTTGGCTAGCTTAGAGAGTCAAAAGGAGGAGACAATCAAGAGTCTTGATTCTCAGATTGCTGCCCTTAGTGATGAGATTGTCAAGAAAGTCCTTCCTGTCAGTAACTAA
- the LOC107022430 gene encoding uncharacterized protein LOC107022430 isoform X1, whose translation MEVLKRDEEDVSPRFSFQKNVSSLSCVVPPFLLSPQKSLHYNKLPEEPLNLTVLKLDGSSFDIKVARNGTVAELKQAVESAFSHFPKTGTGKVSWSHVWGHFCLSYDGRKLLTDGDLLGTYRIKDGDKLSFMRHVSISYNLVKTRSEREDSSKNEPSISKVCESRQRRGEREGNHHQDDLSENQNNIHDNNRGVVANCESRLVHLFRGWLPYKLTSPERRMKQKSRTSSSHDGLLMEF comes from the exons ATGGAAGTTTTAAAGAGGGATGAAGAAGATGTTAGTCCTAGATTTTCATTTCAAAAGAATGTATCATCATTGTCTTGTGTAGTACCACCATTTTTGCTCAGCCCACAAAAGAGCTTGCACTACAACAAGTTACCTGAGGAACCACTTAATCTCACAGTACTCAAATTGGATGGCTCTTCCTTtg ATATTAAAGTTGCAAGGAATGGGACAGTGGCGGAGCTGAAACAGGCGGTGGAATCTGCCTTCAGTCATTTTCCAAAGACAGGAACAGGCAAGGTTTCATG GTCACATGTATGGGGACATTTTTGCTTGAGCTACGATGGGCGGAAGCTACTTACTGATGGTGATTTGTTAGGAACCTATCGGATCAAGGATGGCGATAAG CTCAGTTTTATGAGGCATGTCTCCATCAGTTACAATCTGGTCAAAACGCGATCAGAGAGAGAGGACTCTAGTAAGAATGAACCTAGCAT ATCAAAAGTCTGTGAAAGCAGACAACGAAGAGGTGAACGAGAGGGTAATCACCATCAAGATGACTTATCAGAGAACCAAAACAATATTCATGACAACAACAGGGGTGTTGTTGCTAATTGTGAGTCCAGGCTGGTTCACTTGTTTAGAGGGTGGCTCCCATACAAATTGACAAGCCCAGAGAGGAGAATGAAACAGAAGAGCAGGACATCGAGTTCACACGATGGTTTACTTATGGAGTTCTAA
- the LOC107022430 gene encoding uncharacterized protein LOC107022430 isoform X2, whose protein sequence is MEVLKRDEEDVSPRFSFQKNVSSLSCVVPPFLLSPQKSLHYNKLPEEPLNLTVLKLDGSSFDIKVARNGTVAELKQAVESAFSHFPKTGTGKVSWSHVWGHFCLSYDGRKLLTDGDLLGTYRIKDGDKLSFMRHVSISYNLVKTRSEREDSNQKSVKADNEEVNERVITIKMTYQRTKTIFMTTTGVLLLIVSPGWFTCLEGGSHTN, encoded by the exons ATGGAAGTTTTAAAGAGGGATGAAGAAGATGTTAGTCCTAGATTTTCATTTCAAAAGAATGTATCATCATTGTCTTGTGTAGTACCACCATTTTTGCTCAGCCCACAAAAGAGCTTGCACTACAACAAGTTACCTGAGGAACCACTTAATCTCACAGTACTCAAATTGGATGGCTCTTCCTTtg ATATTAAAGTTGCAAGGAATGGGACAGTGGCGGAGCTGAAACAGGCGGTGGAATCTGCCTTCAGTCATTTTCCAAAGACAGGAACAGGCAAGGTTTCATG GTCACATGTATGGGGACATTTTTGCTTGAGCTACGATGGGCGGAAGCTACTTACTGATGGTGATTTGTTAGGAACCTATCGGATCAAGGATGGCGATAAG CTCAGTTTTATGAGGCATGTCTCCATCAGTTACAATCTGGTCAAAACGCGATCAGAGAGAGAGGACTCTA ATCAAAAGTCTGTGAAAGCAGACAACGAAGAGGTGAACGAGAGGGTAATCACCATCAAGATGACTTATCAGAGAACCAAAACAATATTCATGACAACAACAGGGGTGTTGTTGCTAATTGTGAGTCCAGGCTGGTTCACTTGTTTAGAGGGTGGCTCCCATACAAATTGA